From one Methyloterricola oryzae genomic stretch:
- the cueR gene encoding Cu(I)-responsive transcriptional regulator, which yields MNIGEASRATGISSKMIRHYEAIGLLSRQRRTASGYRDFDGNDIHTLRFIRQARDAGFSTPEIKRLLSLWVDKHRPAGEVRRLALEHLKALESKIAELRAMAATLNQLIDRCQGDDRPECPILDALAGDVTSSSRQNSQRTVTIANALTRRRRNHHE from the coding sequence CGGCGAAGCGTCTCGTGCCACGGGCATTTCGAGCAAAATGATCCGGCACTACGAGGCCATCGGCCTGTTGTCCCGACAACGGCGCACCGCGTCAGGCTATCGGGACTTTGACGGTAACGATATCCACACCCTCCGGTTTATCCGGCAAGCGCGGGACGCTGGGTTTTCCACCCCGGAGATCAAGCGACTGCTATCGCTCTGGGTGGACAAACATCGCCCCGCGGGAGAGGTCCGCCGGCTGGCTTTGGAGCACCTGAAGGCGCTCGAGTCCAAGATTGCGGAACTGCGGGCCATGGCCGCCACGCTGAATCAGTTGATTGATCGGTGTCAGGGCGACGACCGTCCTGAATGCCCGATCCTCGATGCTTTGGCAGGCGATGTCACCTCTTCGTCACGCCAAAACTCCCAACGCACGGTTACGATTGCGAATGCCCTCACACGCAGAAGGAGAAATCATCATGAATAG